The Ascidiaceihabitans donghaensis genome includes the window ATGTGTTTCGTCATTTTGGTAAATCAACGAATGCTGTGCAAAACGACGGACGGCGGACAAATCATGACCCGATGCCGCTTCGATCTGTTCCAGATATCCCTGCAACGCAAAAATCGAAAAGTCTTTACCACGTAAAATCCGGTCCACATCCTGCGGGTCGGAAAATGTCAGCGTGGGCAATTTGTTCAAGCTTCGGGTCATGGTGTCTCTGGTGTCGACTTTGGGCCAAGGCCTGCGTGCATTTCGCCTTGTTGGTAGGTTCTGGCACATATTCTGCGTCGAACTTTGCCGCTGCTGGTTTTTTCTAAAGTGCCGCGCGGCAAAAAGCGAATGTCTTTTAGCTGAACCCCGAAGGCGCCGCGCACCGCACGTGTGATGGCGCGGCGCACTGTGTCTGCGCCGTCAAAATCACGCGCCTTTTCGGTCACTTCGATCAGCAATGCCGCGTCGCTGGGAACAGATGGGTCTGGCGCAAAGGCCGCAGCGGCCAGTTTGTTCAGACGCCCGTCCATGGACGCTGCCAACCACTCAACTTCGGTGGCGGCCACATTGCGTCCGTGCACAATCAGCATGTCTTTCAAACGCCCCGTCACAAACAGGTCATCTCCCTCGATCACGCCCAGATCTCCGGTGCGCAACCACGTTTTGGCATCTTTGGTCACAAAACGATCAGCCGTTTCCTGCGGCGCATTCAGATAACCGCCAGTGCAGCTTGGCCCATGCACCCAAATCTCGCCTTCAACGCCATCACGACAAAGCTGCCCGTCGTCTGACATGATACCAATGCAATGGCGGGTCTGCGGCGTCAGGCGACAAGGCGCCAACGTGTTGTCGTGCGGCGCATCATGATCAGGTTGCGCCCCAGCGACAAACAATGCGTTTTCCGCCATCCCGTAGCAGGCAAAGCTTGCACCTTTCGGCAATCCATATGCCTCAAAACGGTCTTGAAAGGCGGGCAACAAATCGGCAGGCACAGGTTCTGCACCACAAAAGGCTTGCTTCAACGAAGAAAGGTCCAATGCCGCACAGTCTTCTGGCGCA containing:
- a CDS encoding AMP-binding protein, with translation MSDTTRDPSLADMLRDRLLDRKNQTIMTFLHRSGGMQATEISGQALLEAAEQQARIWRKSFGPGRYVLALAMPHGLGFVTAVLAGLLEGIIVSAMPPAKAGDPRLPHIVRDCGARAVITQTKSAAGLLRSLTDNDVVQCPIYNADGTLLAASDVPSLDVSVAPSTVLLQYTSGSTHMPKGVEMSGANIIANAALVAQTWGLGRDTVVVNWMPHYHDMGLMGCLLYPILFGGSSVQLSPFDVIRKPLTWLQAVQDFKGTITGGPAFIYAECLKRIAPEDCAALDLSSLKQAFCGAEPVPADLLPAFQDRFEAYGLPKGASFACYGMAENALFVAGAQPDHDAPHDNTLAPCRLTPQTRHCIGIMSDDGQLCRDGVEGEIWVHGPSCTGGYLNAPQETADRFVTKDAKTWLRTGDLGVIEGDDLFVTGRLKDMLIVHGRNVAATEVEWLAASMDGRLNKLAAAAFAPDPSVPSDAALLIEVTEKARDFDGADTVRRAITRAVRGAFGVQLKDIRFLPRGTLEKTSSGKVRRRICARTYQQGEMHAGLGPKSTPETP